One genomic segment of Hydrocarboniclastica marina includes these proteins:
- a CDS encoding efflux RND transporter permease subunit, giving the protein MFAGVIRHGTLVAVISLIIAILGAAAALRIPVQMIPDVEVRTVTVETQWAGATPQDIEKEILIEQERFLRNVPNLSRMTSTASSGSSEIELEFPFGVDITETLIQINNALSQVSDYPNNVDEPRIVAASFSSNAFMYFRISTLEGNPRELDIELMQNFIEDRVRPLMESVPGVSEVTVGGGADRQIQVAVDEAALAQRGLGLTDVRDAITARNQDISGGEIDAGKRRYLLRTVGRFDDVQALEDLVIVRRGDSVIRLGEVAEVMQGRSRLREVSIINGQRGIGLQVRRESGSNVINIKHAMLDTVETINRDVLEPAGMRLELTSDDARYVEASVANVWTNLGIGAIFATLVMYLFLRSAKATFAGVVGIPLCAIAAFIGLLLAGRTVNVISLAGIAFAIGMTVDNSIVVLENIERHRRLGLDRLESALKGVTEVWPAVLASTATTILVFLPILFIKEEAGQLYSDVAIAISAAIMASMLVAITVIPTLCARLEFGRAKVDIDQYGNETGGGWNSAVMSAVAWLVATHLRRLVVVGATFAASLWVILVLTPPAEYLPEGEEPKTFAAMTAPPGYNLSEMRGIAQQVEDHFLPHVNADGEAYAAGETRVPPMAYLNMQVSPTRVRIIAETLNPRHIEPLMDEITRFYRQFPGMRAFATKGSIISSNDGGTRSINLDISGAELAPVYDAANAAYRRAEEIFDNPRIQSQPSTLTLAQPLIQIRPDWDRAAELGLGADAIGFTVSALTEGAYVDDFFLDDEKIDIYVYGNQGRDPQLDQLADVQIYTSSGQALPLSSLAEIEETVDTSTVRRVDGRRTVTLNIIPPADVALEAGVERVRTELLEAMRASGELPSSVNVDISGASDQLNATQEALTGNFLIAIAIVYLMLVAIFAHWGFPLLIMTAIPLGVAGGIVGLALMNVVGGLLPLIGLQPLRQPFDMITMLGFLILMGTVVNNPILVVDQARQNLQQKGASVVDAVVAAVQTRLRPIAMTTLTTLCGLSPLVFLPGEGTELYRGVGAIVLFGLLGAAIVTVTFLPALTIVVLQLRQRFTGRKEAGVG; this is encoded by the coding sequence ATGTTTGCCGGGGTGATACGTCACGGCACACTGGTTGCGGTTATCTCGCTGATCATCGCCATTCTGGGGGCAGCGGCGGCCCTGCGGATTCCCGTACAGATGATTCCTGACGTTGAGGTGCGCACCGTCACCGTTGAAACCCAGTGGGCAGGCGCCACGCCCCAGGATATCGAGAAGGAGATTCTGATTGAGCAGGAGCGCTTCCTGCGCAATGTGCCCAACCTCAGCCGAATGACCTCAACCGCGTCCAGCGGGTCATCGGAGATCGAGCTGGAGTTCCCGTTCGGGGTGGATATCACCGAAACCCTCATCCAGATCAACAATGCCCTGAGCCAGGTATCGGATTACCCCAACAATGTCGACGAACCGCGCATAGTAGCGGCGTCGTTCTCGTCGAATGCCTTCATGTATTTCCGCATTTCCACCCTGGAGGGCAACCCCCGGGAGCTGGATATCGAGCTGATGCAGAACTTTATCGAAGACCGCGTCCGGCCGCTGATGGAAAGCGTTCCGGGCGTGTCTGAAGTCACCGTGGGTGGCGGTGCCGACCGGCAGATTCAGGTCGCAGTTGATGAGGCTGCCCTGGCCCAGCGAGGGCTGGGCCTGACCGATGTGCGGGATGCGATCACTGCGCGCAATCAGGATATCTCCGGTGGCGAGATCGATGCCGGCAAGCGCCGGTACCTGCTGCGTACCGTGGGCCGTTTTGATGATGTGCAGGCGCTGGAAGATCTGGTGATCGTGCGCCGGGGCGACAGCGTGATCCGCCTGGGCGAGGTTGCCGAGGTTATGCAGGGTCGGTCCCGGCTCCGGGAAGTGTCGATCATCAATGGCCAACGGGGCATTGGCCTGCAGGTGCGCCGGGAGAGCGGCTCCAACGTCATCAATATCAAGCACGCCATGCTCGACACGGTTGAGACGATCAACCGCGACGTGCTGGAGCCGGCCGGTATGCGCCTTGAGCTGACGTCGGACGATGCCCGCTATGTTGAGGCCTCGGTGGCCAACGTATGGACCAACCTGGGTATCGGCGCCATTTTCGCCACCCTGGTGATGTATCTGTTCCTGCGCTCCGCAAAGGCGACCTTTGCCGGCGTTGTCGGCATTCCCCTTTGTGCCATAGCCGCATTCATCGGCCTGTTACTGGCAGGGCGCACCGTTAACGTCATCTCCCTGGCGGGCATCGCCTTCGCCATCGGCATGACCGTCGACAACAGCATCGTGGTGTTGGAAAACATTGAGCGGCACCGGCGCCTCGGGCTGGACCGGCTTGAGTCTGCGCTCAAAGGTGTCACGGAGGTCTGGCCTGCGGTACTGGCGTCGACAGCCACCACCATTCTGGTCTTCCTGCCGATCCTGTTTATCAAGGAAGAAGCGGGGCAGCTCTACTCGGACGTCGCGATAGCGATCTCCGCCGCCATCATGGCCTCCATGCTGGTCGCGATAACCGTGATCCCGACCCTGTGCGCCCGACTTGAATTCGGTCGCGCCAAAGTGGATATCGACCAGTACGGCAACGAAACCGGTGGCGGCTGGAACTCAGCAGTAATGTCTGCAGTGGCGTGGCTCGTTGCCACTCACCTGCGCCGCCTGGTGGTGGTCGGGGCAACGTTCGCGGCGAGCCTCTGGGTGATTCTGGTGCTGACGCCGCCGGCCGAGTACCTGCCGGAAGGCGAAGAGCCCAAGACCTTCGCCGCCATGACCGCCCCTCCTGGTTATAACCTCAGTGAGATGCGCGGCATCGCCCAACAGGTCGAAGACCACTTTCTGCCCCATGTGAATGCAGACGGCGAGGCGTACGCCGCCGGCGAAACCCGGGTACCGCCGATGGCTTACCTGAACATGCAGGTCAGCCCCACGCGGGTGAGAATCATCGCGGAAACCCTCAACCCCCGCCACATCGAACCGTTGATGGATGAGATAACCCGCTTCTACCGGCAGTTCCCCGGCATGCGGGCATTCGCCACCAAGGGCTCCATCATTTCCAGTAACGACGGCGGTACCCGCAGTATTAATCTGGACATATCAGGCGCGGAGCTGGCGCCGGTCTACGACGCCGCCAACGCGGCCTACCGTCGGGCTGAGGAGATCTTCGACAACCCCAGAATCCAGAGCCAGCCATCCACGCTGACCCTCGCCCAGCCCCTGATCCAGATCCGTCCGGACTGGGACCGCGCGGCGGAACTCGGGCTGGGCGCGGACGCCATCGGCTTCACCGTCTCCGCGTTGACCGAAGGGGCGTATGTCGATGACTTCTTCCTCGATGACGAGAAGATCGACATCTACGTCTACGGCAACCAGGGCCGTGATCCCCAACTGGACCAACTGGCCGATGTGCAGATCTATACCTCAAGCGGCCAGGCCCTGCCCCTGTCGAGCCTGGCCGAGATCGAGGAAACCGTGGATACCAGCACGGTAAGACGCGTGGACGGCCGGCGCACCGTGACCCTCAACATCATCCCGCCCGCGGATGTTGCGCTGGAGGCGGGAGTAGAGCGGGTCCGCACCGAACTGCTGGAAGCCATGCGCGCAAGCGGCGAGCTGCCTTCTTCGGTGAACGTGGATATCTCCGGCGCCAGCGATCAGCTTAATGCCACCCAGGAGGCCCTGACCGGCAACTTCCTAATCGCCATCGCTATCGTCTACCTGATGCTCGTGGCTATCTTTGCGCACTGGGGCTTCCCCCTGCTCATCATGACCGCCATCCCTCTTGGAGTCGCCGGCGGTATCGTAGGTTTGGCCCTGATGAACGTCGTCGGCGGGCTGCTGCCCCTGATCGGCCTGCAGCCGTTGCGGCAACCCTTCGACATGATCACCATGCTCGGCTTTCTGATCCTCATGGGTACTGTCGTCAACAATCCGATCCTGGTGGTGGACCAGGCCCGCCAGAACCTGCAACAGAAAGGTGCGTCTGTGGTCGACGCCGTGGTCGCCGCCGTACAGACCCGCCTGCGGCCGATCGCCATGACCACCCTGACCACGCTGTGCGGCCTCTCGCCGCTGGTGTTTTTGCCGGGGGAGGGGACTGAACTCTATCGGGGGGTTGGCGCTATTGTCTTATTCGGACTCCTCGGCGCGGCGATAGTCACAGTTACCTTTTTGCCCGCGCTGACGATCGTTGTGCTGCAGTTGCGGCAGCGGTTTACGGGGCGGAAAGAGGCCGGGGTGGGGTGA
- a CDS encoding J517_1871 family lipoprotein, translated as MKVLKHSLVAGFVIALAGCQSPMSDMMNNNFVAITPEPVPDGLVGSWTGNMGPYLVSMKWQSDGHGSFCYSYGTADVLQKVKFSEGTIQIQDGTKLILKEQNSESITVHAPYAAGKDTILYTDPDYKNASEYCAKALNT; from the coding sequence ATGAAAGTTTTGAAGCACAGCCTGGTTGCTGGTTTTGTAATCGCTCTCGCGGGGTGCCAGTCACCCATGAGTGACATGATGAACAATAACTTTGTGGCCATCACTCCTGAGCCAGTGCCAGATGGTCTTGTGGGTTCATGGACAGGAAATATGGGTCCTTACCTTGTCAGCATGAAATGGCAGTCCGACGGACATGGTTCATTCTGCTACTCCTATGGCACCGCTGACGTTCTCCAGAAAGTGAAATTTTCAGAGGGCACCATCCAGATTCAGGACGGCACCAAGCTCATACTGAAAGAGCAGAATTCTGAATCCATTACAGTCCATGCGCCCTATGCTGCAGGCAAAGACACGATCCTCTACACCGATCCGGACTATAAAAATGCCTCGGAATATTGTGCCAAGGCGCTCAACACATAA